Within Oncorhynchus masou masou isolate Uvic2021 chromosome 17, UVic_Omas_1.1, whole genome shotgun sequence, the genomic segment GCGGGATCGTCAGAGGAGAAAGGGGGGACTATTTCTGTCTGTGGGGAAAaattaattctgattggctgggcctggctccccagtgggtcgGGCTGACTTcgaagtgggtgggcctatgccctctcaggcccacccatggccTCGCCCttgcccagtcatatgaaatccatagattatggcttAATGAATATATTCATATTGACTGATTTGtttgtatgaactgtaactcaacaaaatctagaaattgttgcatgttgcatttatattttatttcattaTAGTATATGACATGTTAcctttggtatggttacataagatagAAAGTTagttaaggcaaaaacaaaaggaAGTTGGttggttgggatgggatgggcgtaTAATGCGAATATCTAGCAACACAAAGGTTGCATGCTTGAATCTCACCACGGACAAATTAAGCATTTTAGCAATTtggcaactacttactacttttttagCTATTTTACAACTACTTAGACCCTTTTAgctggccctaaccctaacccttttagctggcccttcccctaaccctaacccttttagctggcccttcccctaacccttttagctggcacttcccctaaccctaacccttttagctggcccttcccctaaccctaaccttaacccttttagctggcccttcccctaaccctaacccttttagctggcccttcccctaaccctaaccccttttAGCTGgcacttcccctaaccctaacccttttagttagccctaaccctaacccttttagttagccctaaccctaacccttttagctggcccttcccctaaccctaacccttttagctggcccttcccctaaccctaacccttttagctggcccttcccctaaccctaacccttttagctgGCCCTTCCCcgaaccctaacccttttagctggcccttcccctaaccctaaccttaacccttttagctggcccttcccctaacccttttagctgacccttcccctaaccctaaccttaacccttttagctggcccttccccttcccctaaccctaacccttttagctggcccttccctaaccctaacccttttagctgGCCCTTTACCCTAAACCTTTTAGCTggcccttcccctaacccttttagctgacccttcccctaaccctaacccttttagctggcccttcccctaaccctaacccttttagctgGCCCTTCCCCTAAACCTGACCTTTTAGCTggcccttcccctagccctaacccttttagctggcccttcccctaaccctaaccttaaccattttagctggcccttcccctaaccctaaccttagcccttttAGCCCAACTCCTAACCTTAATCCCTAAGCCCTagagctaacattagccagctagctaatgtttgCCACCTAACCAACGTTaaccacaacaaattggaattcgtaacatatcatcaAAAActgatgatggacatccacaaattaacacatatcatacgaaacgtaacatatcatactaaatggagtgtctcaatTTACAAACAGAATAATactaaatgctctgagaccacgtTGATTTGAAGCTGACCCCAATGTCCTGTGATAGTACTAAGTATCGTATTTGGGGGGggcaggaccaagtttgggaaactctGTCCTATTGAACAGTAAAAAAATAGAGTGTCCCGTATGCCCTGTCGGTTAGCTGTTGGGAACATGTCTCGATAAAACGAACCAGCTGTATCGATGTGGTTAGCACAGATAGGCTGGAAAGTATAATTATGTTTGCATTCACAAAGCCTTACAAGTGTTTGCATTGTGGTGTGAAgattattattgttttatttgttAAATGAAATGGATCTTTCTGTGCTGATTTCCTGTGATTTCTAACTGAATCGTGCCATCGTCTTGTCACTTGCAGAAGAGAAAAGAAAATGTCTGATTTGTATGCACCTGGTGCTACTGTTTGTAATGTTTGTGTTAACCTCCCTCCAAAAAGGTACTTCATTCATCATAAAGGTCTTGAAATCAGAACCAGGGAGACCCAGTAACCCATTATGAATTCTTGAGCGATGACAATTGTATCTCTCTCATATGCTAAATCTGGCTACGGTTACTTTGTGTGACATCACCAGACAATTCTGATTCAACCAGCACACCAGCAATGGCCTTTATATACCTTTGTGAGACTCGTACGTGACCTTTCCCTGACCCTCTGTGAAGACAGTGTAAACCTGGTGGATTAAAGACATCTGTATGTGGTTTTGTTCATTATATCAAGTGATGGagcctttgtttctctctctgctgagtACAGTATTTCCTGTTGTTATTAAACATAGATTTATAATTGCACCTTGTCTCCTCTGCTTCTTTATTTTTGTTACTTCCTCACTTTTCTCACTTGATTGTTAGTCTGATGGTGGGTAATATGGTCcggtgtggctcagttggtagatcaAGGCGCTAGCAAAGCCAGGGTTGTGGTTTGAGGGACCACTGCGAAAAAGCACCAAAAATGTATACACTGTATAAGAGCATctactaaatgacaaaaatgtaattaTACTACCACGTGCAAGAATCCATTGTTCCCATTATGTTGAGACAATCTAACAATGAATTTAAACGTATGATTAAAATGCAGCATTCAATATCACTCATATCTAAAGGGAATAATTAACAAATACAGATCTTAATTTGaggcagtttgctacagcaggaaaataatcctgcagttaCAGGATATGTGGAtgataattaatggacatttttgtagcggttgatacatttttggtaagggaaaatcaagtctcaAATTTCTAAGTGGAAATTACTAGCTAAAATACACTATAAGTTTTGCATTGCAGGAAAGTCCTCCAGCAacaagatcctacatctgtacaaagGGGATGCAGACCAAGCTCAACAGTTTGATTCAACTCCAGCCATGTGGCCTAAAGAAAGCTACTGTGAGTTATCTATAGCCTAGCCTTGTTTCCTCTCATTACGTGGGGTCCAGCGAACATGTGTTTATACCTCACCATGGTGAGACTAGAATAGGCCTCGGCCCACGGCCGTCTGGGCCAATGAACTGGAGAGAGCTAAAAATAGGTGCTGAAACCCTGGTTTCCACTTATCGAGAGATGAGGCGCTATTTTAAGGATTTGTAAGCCTGAAGCTTGTTCCCCTTTATTTTCTGACCTTGTCTTCAGGCAGCTAgtgggtaaaaaaaagaaaaaattcAGTATGAGGAAAATGTTGGATAGTAACCAAAAGAGACATCTTGTaaggagtcgggaagcaagttcagggagtgagtgttaaAGGAAACAATAAACCGGTTATACAACAACGcaccgacatgaaaacagagtcaataacacctgaggaaagaaccaaggggagcgacagatatagggaagataatcaaggtggtgatggagtccaggtgagtgtcatgaggtgcGCGagacaatggtgacaggtgtgcaggataatcagcagcctgatgacctagaggccggagagggagtatacatGACACATTTTAGATATTGTTCTCTCTTGCACATGGTTCATCGCTGCAGCTGGGAAAGCCACAGTAAGTACAGTCTTTTACTGGGGATGTCTTTAGGCGCCGTGTCCTGCGGAAGCCTGGCTGCCCAGTAACAGTGTATTGATATCGGTGCAAAGCAGGCGTATTGGACGCGAAGCACACAGTGTAATCCTGGCAAGAACAATGTCATTGTGTTCCAGGGCGAGCCTGGTGGGCACATTGCTAAGGCCTGGCAGGCCCACTGACCGCGTGCCTCCCTTGGTGAAAGCCTGGCAGtcacagtgtcagtgtgttggaatGTGCTGATGTgtgggagacggggagggaggggggcagcGTTGAACCCATCCCAGCACAGTCCTCTGCACTGTTGGTGGTCCCACCCCCGCACAGCCCCTCAGTTAGGCCGAGCCACTCATTCACCCCCATTCAGCAGTGCAGTGGACCATGCCAAACCATGACATCTgatctactgtctactaccccgAGTGTTCCCTCAGGATGTTGTTACACAATTTATTCAGCaattgtatttgatttattttctctagttatatacactgagtgtaacaTGTTGAGTGTAACATGTTGAGTGTAACATGTTGAGTGTAACATGTTGAGTGTAATCTGTTGAGAGTAATCTGTTGAGAGTAACATGTTGAGTGTAACATGTTGAGAGTAACATTTGAGTGTAATCTGTTGAGTAACCTGTATTACATTGAGTGAAAAATATGATTCAGATTATTTTGATGACCTGAGTATGTATTGTCCTATACAACCTTCTTAAACCCCTATACAACTTCTGCGTATGACGGTAATAACCAGAAAACACAGGGATACCCAAGGAGCCGGTTGGGTAGTTACTAAGGGTTGGGGAATGTAAAATTCCTCCTGTGACTGACTTGAACTCCTCCAGTACCAACATAAACCTTACATCACACCTCCTCTACTTGTATCTAACCTTTCCCCCAAACACCACCAACTGATCCACATGACATCAGTGTCACACCCTCAACTGGTCATCACACACCTTAGTTACGACATGGTAACCTTTAACACAGTGCTGTTGGGAGGGTCTACCCAGTCGTgttattaatatataatatacattaTTATTGATGAAAATATCATAGAATCCATTTAAATTATTGGCAGTCAGAGTAAGAAAATATGAAAAACGATTAAAAAAACACCAAAAAAATATTAGCAATATTGGAGTTGTTAATCATTAAACACATTCTAGAAGATAATTAAAGCCATCTACAATGAAACGTTGTTTTCCTGTGCAAAGGTGACAAGCTCTTGTGATCATGACAACCAGGGGAAAGCCTGCCTTGCATCAGCTCTGACATCATCCACACCCAACGCCAGCGTCACCTGTGAGCATGTAGAGGAAGGACTGGGGGAGAGCGTGTTATACAACCTACACGCACGGCAGTGGCTACCTTACACAACTCTCCAAGGGCGTAAAGTCATGCGCTCTCTACCCCACCTTCCGTGCGAAATGCTAATAAACAGCAACCGGCTCAAACAGTCCTCGCAAGCAGCGTGTTTGATAATTTGGGGAAAGTTTACGCTATAACCTCACTCAGAGGTTTTGTAATATGTTTGTTATTTGACGCGATTGATATGTACTATGTTCCCCTGGATATGCTCTATTAGTTGAAGTGTTTCTGTTTTCATTCTCCCTTTATTCACCTGAGCACTCACTATTGTCTTGTTCAGTAGATAGTTCTGCATGCAAGTGGACAATCAACGCGTGTGTGTACTACGCAGAAACCTGGATTGTCAAATGTGCACGTGAGCACTGTGGGTGCACTTTGCACACGTGCAGTACTTTTCCTAACGAGGCAGCAGGTAGGTGTGAGGCATTCAAAGAGGTATGCAGGAAGGACTCTCAGCTTACCCGTGGGCTGAATTCAGGACGATGAAAAGGGGAAGGCATAGGGATGAATGAGCACGATCATGCTGACAAAGCGTGGTGGGGGTGGGGCTATTGTCACCTGGCAAGAGGATGTCACTGAGTGCATAGAGCCCAGTGTGACCTCCATGATCGCATGTGATTCCCTATACAAACGTTGTGGGGTCAAAGTTCAACTAGCTTTGTTACATTTCCAGAAATGTTGAAAAAAAATGAATGAGAAGGACCATCGAGTTCTGGCtccaaaaatatgttttattgacCACAATAATACATTTGTGCTTTTGCAGAGAATTTCATATAGATAATGGTAAAAAATTGctaatataaatacatttaaatatcATAAGAAATAActtaactgtaaaaaaaaaaaaacttttcacTTGAGTAAAAAACATTTGGCATTGGAAACACTGACTGAATGCATAGTATCTTGAATATTCATTAGATATTTAGCCCTTCCCTTTTTAAATAATTACAAAACAAAAGTAACGACAACATCAACAGTGTGAATAAAAAACGAAATTGCAAAGGTCCAGTGTTTCTACAAGTGCTCTGTTTCTGCAGAGAGACGCCAAGGCCATGGTCCTCTTAACAACAGTGCCTATTTTTGTTGCTATCCCTCTTTAAAGTTCCCACAAGGTGAAGTGCTCTGCCATACATGCTTTTGTCCTTCTGTACAGTGTGTCCATCTTCTGTTAAAAAGCAGACGCCGGTTTCGGTCTCGTGACCGAACATAAAATGTGCCTCATCTCGCCTCGACTGCCATAGCCGAGAGTTTAACTCCACCAGCCCAGTGGAAACCATCCTCTTTTGTATCCCATCTAGATGGCAGGGTCTGATCTTTTTTTCTTCTCGAAATGCCTTATTTTGTGGTCGTTAATCTTGTTTTTCCTCCATCAGGAATTTCCCCAGGGTAGTGTGTCCATCAGGGATTACACTACTCCTGTTCAGAGAGAGTACTTCGCAGGCCTTGctgttggggggtgggggggacccTTCAGCGCTCTGGGAGGTTGATGATGGGCACCCACTGGTCCATGCAGCGGCTCTCCCTGCAGAAGCGGTTCACTTTGCTAAGGGCTGGGTCTTTCCAGGACGAGGAGTGTGGGCTCTGCAAAgacaagagaaaaagagagaatgagtCAATAGTGGCACAAGGATCCAAATGCCTGTTTTATGACATGTATGCCTAACATGACAATGGAATAGATAGAAACCTGGGGGTTTCAAGACTATGAGCAATTAAGTTATTTGCCTAAATGAAAATCCCACAAGCGGCAAGTCTAGATATCAAGACTGAGTGGTGCACTACAGGACTCAAGGAGTGAGTAATTACTGGGTGTGTTCTGACAAGTTCAGAGCATGAGTGTCTCAAGTGCATCAGTAAAATCAAATAAACGTTAGAGACATTTTTAGCACCCTGGTCTGTTTGAAAGTCACTTTGAAGTCTACATTTAACATATTTTAGTGTATATTAGTGGAAATGGATACTTACAGTGACCAGGACACAGTGCAGGTCCATGGGCTCTCCCCCTTGTTTCCCTCCCCCTCCAAGGATCTCTGCCAGACGCCTGGTGTTGTTCACTCGCAGGATGTTGATGTCATTCTCACAGCAGAATGCCTGGATCAGGGTGAAGTGGATCTGAAGGGCCACGTCCTTTACATCCTCGTCATCTGTAGCCAGGATGCACAGAACCACATTATCTGGATCTCTGTTGAAGAAAGTAACAGACAAATGGTTAGTAACGCAGTAATAGCGCATGAATTAAAaaaatttattttaactaggcaagtcagttaagaacaaattcttatttacaatgatggcctaccggggcagaatgacagatttttaccttgtcagctcagggattcaatccagcaattACTGAGCCcaattactggcccaatgcgctagctaaccactagactacctgcccccaaATTGCAGACATTCTAAAACAGGCATGCATAGACAAAAACTACATCATTGCAACTTTAATTGATTTTAATGAAGGGAAGCCTACTTACACATTCAATGATTTAGCTGCTTCATAGACCCCTACTGTTATGCATCCTTGGGGTAATGCTGATGAGAGAACCTCTTCCAAGGCTTTTGTCACTGTATCCATCCTACAACAGCGAAAGGAACGAATTGTTAGAACTAACATCAAATTCACATCAACTTTCACATATTCATGGCCAAAGCTCAACTTCTTGAAAAGGAGGCATGCCAGGGCTAATCTATCAGCCTGGTGAATAACAGCCAAAAGCAGGCGCCGGCTTTGGCATACttgcattagctagctagctactttacTTAGCTAATTACCTTTTGCTAGTTGCGAGTAAAAATTACGATTTGCAAGTTGAAACTCTGAAATCGCGTTTGATTTTCGGTGCATGTAACTCCATAATTGACTTAATATTATTGGATGATGAGTACATTGATAGTCGAATACACTGAAGCTTTTAGTTCATGTCAAAAGTGTGCTACCCTAAAGTGACCTGACACCGGCATTACAGTAGGCTAAACTGTCGTGAGCTGAACAGAAAAGCTGTcgtcagctagctacatattcAAATACTGCATAAAGCTCAACCAAGCCAAGCTACTGTTACCTAGCTAGTTAACAAAGTAAACCATATCAAAGTTTAGGTCAAGTTAACTGTAGTTCAATATCTGAATAAAATTACATTGAAGTTTTGCGCATTCTTTTTCGTAAATTGAATGCATGCATGGCTTAATGGCAGAACAGTCACTCACAAATTGTACTGACAACATTGGCAAATGCAAAAGCGCTTAAAAGTATAGTTTACCTTTCTGTAGAATATTCCCCACTTAGTTCCTCAAATGTCATCTTGCACATAAAATCCAAATAGAAACAAAGATATTGCTTGCTGATATATCACTTTTTGTGCTAGCGATTTGTTGTCACTATACTCCGTTTATCGTTCGCTGTTGAAAATGAAGCAACTCATCTGCTGTACACGCAGATATTATTGGCGATTTGGGGTCATGTCGAACATTTGCATACTTAAGATCATTGGCCACATGCTAATTTACCAAGACCGTTCTAAATAGGGAATGGCTGTAAAATGAGTAGCAACCACCGGTAGCAACAGTAATGAGATATTCTGATTGGAACACGATTTTAGAGAGGCGTGGTCTGCCTCAGCAGTTGCATGACCTGTATCTGAGGTGGTGTAAGCATGTTATGATGCCAGTCAAAATGTGAAGGGTTATTCAGTTATTCAAGATTAACGAAAGAGGTCTTGAAAAAGTTAGCTTGATGCAAATCCTTTATTGCATTCCTATCTGTCCGTGTTTATTTGTGCATTTGGAAACAGAACACAAGACAGCATGTAAGCAGCCTACTTGTACTATATCTGGTCTGTGAACATTTGCTTCAGTAACCTACAGATGGtatgcccacacacacaaacacgtataGTAAGTATTATCCAAAGGGTGTGAAGAACATGACACACGATTAAAAGTAAAGAGTAGTACCAAGAGGTATGTTAAACATCATAGGAGGACGTGTGTTAAGAAGTCAAGTTCATCATCCAGAAGAAACAAACATTTTAGCAATTGTGTTATTGAAAATTGAAATGGTCTACATGCGAGGATATGTTGACCTGTATTTTGCTAGGAAAATTCTGCAAACTCACCTGTCACGAGAAAGAGCCGGGTGTGAAGAGAAAGCAACGAGACGCAAAACCGTTTCTGATTGGACATTCGGCAGAGCTTGCGAAACCGCGACATCTGGAGGAGAGAGTAGCCTACAAAATATTTGCGAGAGACGGGAGAGAATCGTCTGAGGTATATGCTACTACTACAATGCATGCAATCTATTATGCCAATTTTATCTGTTTCAAACCCCGCTCCTTTTCTTCTATATAGTCATCTTTACACATTTTGTATTTTTGTCATCTGAATTTGACAGCCTATTTGATGTCAATGCATACCTGGGTGAATGAGTTCAGGTGGTATCAAATTTCATTTCATTGCCCCCAAGGAAGCTTCAATGGCTGAACAGCACTTGAGGCCCATATAAAACCTTTCATGGTTTTATATGGGACTTTAGTATCAACTGGTGTACAAAGTAATATAATGAAAACGGGGCTGCCAAAGTTTGAAGAAAGCTTGGAGGGAGATTTGCtatgttttaaagctaatttattGCAATTCGAGGTATTTTGACATGATTTCAAAATTCAACGACTTACCATTAGATTTTTGGGTGGTTTGACACTTTATTCAAACACTAGTGAAATATGATATGGCAAATGAGAGAATCAGTGGGAAGGTTGGAAGCAGGGATTAAGCCCTGTTCTCAGGTGGAAAGTTGTATGCAGCACATGCAGGCGAGGGTTACCACTACAACAAGGCTCGGCACAGGACATGTTTATATTAATGCTTGATGGCAGTGGGCAATCAAATCATAGATCGCAGTCTGCTTGTTCATAGACTGCGTTCAAGGTAATGACACaaacattttgtaatttgggtgaactctcTTTAAAATAGGGCTGAAAGAAAATCCTGCTTGTACTCCAGGAAGGTTGACCGCTCCTGAACTATGTTTCCCAAGTGCTGGGTGTTTGTAAATGTTCTTGTTGTTATAACAATACATTTCTCATAATCACCAGACCTTCAAGAAAGATAGAATGAATatcaatattcaggtggtttaTGCCTACTAGTTGAAGATCCTTGCCATCATTTTACGCTACATAGACAAAATATGACGTGTTTATGAGCTGTGAGTCCCCCTACCATCTCTGCCTAGCATGTGCACAATACTAAAATGTCAACAATTATATTTGATTCCTGGAGTATTTAATATCCAATGCGTATTTGTATGACTTATTCAAAACTGTCCATGAATGGCTACAAAAATACATAACCTCAAATAATGCATTTCCAGACACAGGTAGGCATATCAGATTTCAAATATGCCGATTACACCGGAAAAATTGGGATGAAGTGGAATAATACAAGAAGTGTGGGAATATCAGTAGTGTTCTTGCTGACGAGCACCGTAATCACCCTATATTTTAGTCCAttgttacaaatacatttttttttacaacagcCTACtggtgaacagtgggttaactgccttgttcaggggtataATTACAGATTttcactttgtcagctcaggtatttgatccagcaacccttcagttactggcccaacacactaaccactaggctgctgctgctggcggCAGCTTCTGGCTGCTAAAGGATAAATAAAATAGGGttccccttttatctgtggattaaatGTCAGAGTGGAGAACACACGATTTTGTGTGACTCAAAATGggtcaaaattctacaaagatACAGAAAAAAacggaccttgtgcatttcaggtaaaataacaacccaatgtttgtatctcaggacaaattagctagcaacgtgtccatgaatgtttcatgtgtttctacctgtccccaaattaatatagtttgttcagagttcgttttgatatttcaacctgctgTCTTGGATCGCCTGGTGTGGAtgtacaaaatcaacatgcgcgcaATGGCGCACGAGGACGCACGCGCGTGCCCGGTCTAGACAGCAGATCACTTAACTCCAGAAAACGTTTTCTATTCATCTCCTCTCGTCTTGAGTGGCGTTTCTTTAAAACACGCATCCAATCCCATTGATCCTTTACATAACTAGACCAATCATATGCTTTAATGTGCCATGGTTCACAGTGCTGTGGCAAGACAGGACAGTGATGGAGGTTCGTAATGTTCAATATCAGGCGAAGATGCTCCGATTTCAAAACTATTTGGAGCACAGTTGAAAAGTTAACGCGCTGACTATACAATGGACTAATTAGAAAACCAAAAGCAGTACTTTTCAATGTGTGAGGTATAAGACATGTTCCTTGAGAGCGTGAGAAGTGGGTGAAAAGCGTGTGTCTCACGGACAATGCATGAGTTGGCAGCTCTGATAGTTTTGAGTTTTTGATTTAGTATTGAAATGTCTTGTCTTGTAGCGTCCTTTTTTATACACTAGAGGAAGCTAGAGCTTCATTGACCAGAGAGCAGCAGCATTAACTCAGCCCCTGAAAACAacgttgatcaaatcaaattgtatttgtcacatgtgtcgaatacaacaggtgtaggtagaccttacagcgaattgcttacttacaacccataaccaacaatgcagtttaaaaaatataaatacaaaaataagaataataaataaaagtaacaaatgattgaagagcagcagtaaaataacaatagcgaggctatatacagggtataccGCAcctgttagtcgaggtaattgaggtaatatgcacatgtaggtagaATTATTAAAGTCTCTTGGACCTAGGCTTGGgggctccggtacagcttgctatgcggtagcagagagaacagtcaatgactagggtggctggagtctgacaatttttagggctttcctctgacaccacctggtatagaggtcttggatggcaggaagcttggccccagtaatgtactgggacgtatgcattaccctctgtagtgacttGGGGTCGGAGGtcgaggatccatgccaaatcttttcagtctcctgattgggaataggttttgtcgtgccctcttcacgactgtcttggtgtgcttggaccatgttattgtgttgttgatgtagactacagccccgtcgatgagaatggggttgTGCTCGgtccttcttttcctgtagtcttgGTCTTTTGAAGCCATTCTTTTTTTCTCAGAGAATATTCAGCTTTACCGCTTCTTGCCTACCTATACCTTCATTTCCGTGGTAATTTGGTTACACATTTACACATTACTATtgtcattttttattattaaaacaAATACATTATTTGGAAATGATGAAATCATTACCAGTAGACTGTGTATGCGAATAGTACTATACCTAAAAAAACATTTTCTTATACCGTCACAATGGAAATTTGATATTTTCTATTGTTAAAATGAAAAGCCTAGAGTcatgtgtatacagtatattatgtATACTATTGTGGGATATTGAGCAGCCCTTACTTTACATGGGAAATGCATACAATAAAAATATGAGAGTACGTCATATGAATGTAATTACTGAAGGGAACCCTTGCGTGCTATATCAAACTAAAAGCTATTATGAGTCTAATGAACCTCAGAGAGTTTTTGTAATGGGCAAAAGCTCCAAGCTCTGCTCTAAGCAGGGAGCTGTAGTAGCTACAGTACCCTTGAGGTGCTAGTGGCCCCATTCTTACGTTAGTCTCTCCTCCAGCCCGCAGCCTGGAACAAGGGCAAGGTAAAAACTGGGGCCTGGAGCCCACACCACTTtacaccagagagagggagaataataTGCTTCCACACAGGACCATCAGATGATAAATCACGCCATTGTACTGCACgaccaccaccacttctacctTAACTTGCGTTATATTAgtggtacagatgtaggatcgtcATTTGAgctagtttgctacagcaggaaaataatcctgcagcaataggaaatgtgaattattatgtggattataattaatggacatttttgtattgGTTGATATATTTTTCgttaagggaaaatcaagtctgaaatgtcaaagtgtaaattaaaaacttcagaagcctttttaaacctcaaatagaCGACACGTTTTACAAGTCCTGTATTGCATTTAAGTTCGCCTGTCTCATGTTGATCAAAGTAAGATGCTACATCTGTAGGTCCTGTATTGCAAGTAAGTTTGCCTGTCTcatggtgatcaaattaagatactgcATCTGTAGAGGCTAACACTACTGAAAAATGTTATGTAAGGGATATCATAGAAATAGAGACAAGGATTTAACTAAATAAAAATAGACACTTTTTTGAACCATTAGCTGAGGAATTGCATATAAAGAAATGTAAAGGCagatacaaaataaaaaacaaatcttTTTCAAATCTACAGTAGCCTGCACAATACAAATGAAAGGTGACATGCTA encodes:
- the LOC135558502 gene encoding growth arrest and DNA damage-inducible protein GADD45 alpha-like, which encodes MCKMTFEELSGEYSTERMDTVTKALEEVLSSALPQGCITVGVYEAAKSLNVDPDNVVLCILATDDEDVKDVALQIHFTLIQAFCCENDINILRVNNTRRLAEILGGGGKQGGEPMDLHCVLVTSPHSSSWKDPALSKVNRFCRESRCMDQWVPIINLPER